One window of Fusobacterium polymorphum genomic DNA carries:
- a CDS encoding tetratricopeptide repeat protein, translating into MKKELLEKIGKLHEAEKYQEIIDLIERLPKEQLDIDLIGELGRAYNNIENYEKGLEILKTIESEVGDTVLWNWRVGYSYFFLEDYVNAKKHFLKAYELDSDDEDVCNFLVGVYLSLARNEDKKGNSIKALEYAFESRKYVRNDESELDSETLIAWLYDKSMDYTKAEEILKSILAKNKEDEWVLSELGYCLSGQGKYEEALEYFLAVKDYEEDEGWLYQKIATCYKNLDKKEEALKYYLMAVELDEEDTYSISDIAWLYNNLGKHKEALKFLQRLEKIGVDDSWTNTEYAYCLSKLNRYEEAIGKLNHALEVEDEEKETGYIYTQLGLCNRNLEKYEEAIEAFTQAKKWGRNDAWINDEIGHCYKKKGDTKKALEFYLIAEKENKKDPYLMSDIAWIYDGLGQYEEGLKYIKKAVKLGRDDAWLNEEYGACLAGLDRYEEAIEKYKYALNLDDEEKDEAYIYSQLGWCYRQLEDYEKALEYQNQAKELGRNDIWINTEISVCYEKLGDYEKALEYALIAYELDRDDIRSLSQVGWFYDYMGKYEEGLPFLLRAEELGRDDEWINTEIATNLGRSGKISQGIERLHKSLAMVSEEDINQRIFINSEMAWLYGRLEEPQPEEALKYLNIAKELGRDDQWLHSEIGYQLGYNPEKRKESLEHFDRAMELGRNDAWIFEMRGIVLLDLNRYQEALDSFRNAYDLNSDSWYLYSMGRCLRGLERYEEAIKVLLESRQISIDKNDVVDGEDFELAYCYIGIGDKENAQKYLDLARDSVTQRGVLNDYLKEKIEEIEKGILSLNQFLN; encoded by the coding sequence TTGAAAAAAGAATTATTAGAAAAAATAGGAAAATTACATGAAGCAGAAAAATATCAAGAAATAATAGACTTAATAGAAAGATTACCTAAAGAACAATTAGATATAGACTTAATAGGGGAATTAGGAAGAGCTTATAATAATATAGAAAATTATGAAAAAGGTTTAGAAATTTTAAAAACTATAGAATCAGAAGTAGGAGATACTGTACTTTGGAATTGGAGAGTAGGTTATTCTTACTTTTTCTTAGAAGACTATGTTAATGCAAAAAAACATTTTTTAAAAGCATATGAATTAGATTCAGATGATGAAGATGTTTGTAACTTCTTAGTAGGAGTATATCTATCTTTAGCAAGAAATGAAGATAAAAAAGGAAATTCTATAAAAGCTCTTGAATATGCTTTTGAAAGTAGGAAATATGTTAGAAATGATGAATCTGAACTAGACTCAGAGACATTAATAGCTTGGTTATATGATAAATCTATGGATTATACAAAAGCTGAAGAAATACTTAAATCTATCTTAGCTAAAAATAAAGAAGATGAATGGGTACTTTCTGAGTTAGGTTATTGTTTATCTGGACAAGGAAAATATGAAGAGGCATTAGAATACTTTCTTGCTGTGAAAGATTATGAAGAAGATGAGGGATGGCTTTACCAAAAAATTGCAACATGTTATAAAAATCTAGATAAAAAAGAAGAGGCTCTAAAATATTATTTAATGGCTGTTGAACTAGATGAAGAAGATACTTATTCAATATCAGATATAGCTTGGCTTTATAATAATTTAGGAAAACATAAAGAAGCATTAAAATTTTTACAAAGATTAGAAAAAATTGGGGTAGATGATTCTTGGACAAACACAGAATATGCTTATTGCTTATCAAAACTTAATAGATATGAAGAAGCAATTGGAAAACTAAATCATGCTTTAGAAGTTGAAGATGAAGAAAAAGAGACAGGATATATTTATACTCAACTTGGTTTGTGTAATAGAAATCTAGAAAAATATGAAGAAGCTATAGAAGCTTTTACACAAGCTAAAAAATGGGGTAGAAATGATGCTTGGATAAATGATGAAATAGGACATTGCTATAAGAAAAAAGGAGATACGAAAAAGGCATTAGAATTCTATTTAATAGCTGAAAAAGAGAATAAAAAAGATCCTTATCTTATGTCAGATATAGCTTGGATTTATGATGGTTTAGGACAATATGAAGAAGGATTAAAATATATAAAAAAAGCAGTAAAACTTGGAAGAGATGATGCTTGGCTTAATGAAGAATATGGTGCTTGTTTAGCAGGTTTAGATAGATATGAAGAAGCAATTGAAAAGTATAAATATGCTTTAAATTTAGATGATGAAGAAAAAGATGAGGCATATATTTATAGCCAACTTGGTTGGTGTTATCGTCAATTAGAAGATTATGAAAAAGCACTTGAATACCAAAATCAAGCAAAGGAACTTGGAAGAAATGATATTTGGATAAATACAGAAATATCAGTATGTTATGAGAAACTAGGAGATTATGAAAAAGCACTTGAATATGCATTAATAGCTTATGAATTGGATAGAGATGATATACGTTCATTGTCACAGGTTGGTTGGTTTTATGACTATATGGGTAAATATGAAGAAGGACTTCCATTTTTATTGAGAGCTGAAGAATTAGGAAGAGATGATGAATGGATTAATACTGAAATAGCTACGAACTTAGGTAGAAGTGGAAAAATTAGTCAAGGAATTGAAAGATTACATAAATCTCTAGCTATGGTTAGTGAAGAGGATATTAATCAAAGAATTTTTATAAATTCTGAAATGGCTTGGCTTTATGGAAGATTAGAAGAACCACAACCAGAAGAAGCTCTTAAATATCTAAATATAGCAAAAGAACTTGGAAGAGATGACCAATGGCTACATTCAGAAATTGGATATCAATTAGGCTATAATCCAGAGAAAAGAAAAGAATCACTAGAACATTTTGATAGAGCTATGGAATTAGGAAGAAATGATGCTTGGATTTTTGAGATGAGAGGAATAGTTTTACTAGATTTAAACAGATATCAAGAAGCCTTAGATTCATTTAGAAATGCTTATGATTTAAATAGTGATAGCTGGTATCTATATTCTATGGGTAGATGTTTAAGAGGCTTAGAAAGATATGAAGAAGCTATAAAAGTTCTTTTAGAATCAAGACAGATATCAATAGATAAAAATGATGTAGTAGATGGAGAAGATTTTGAACTTGCTTATTGTTATATTGGAATTGGTGACAAAGAAAATGCACAAAAATATTTAGATTTAGCTAGAGACTCTGTTACTCAAAGAGGAGTTTTAAACGATTATCTAAAAGAAAAAATTGAAGAAATAGAAAAAGGAATACTTTCTTTAAATCAATTTTTAAATTAA
- a CDS encoding ABC transporter substrate-binding protein, producing the protein MYISKSMSIKSIVEKYPETIPVFANIGFKGLDNPAVLQKLEEQGITLEKAMMIKKEDVDAFIPMLQHAIASVEREDEGVKEASLMGLLPCPVRIPLLEGFEKYLADNKDIKVKYELKAAYSGLGWIKDEVIDKNDIDKLADMFISAGFDLFFDKDLMGKFKEQGIFKDMTGIEKYNTDFDNENIHLKDPHGDYSMIGVVPAIFIVNKAALDGREVPRSWADLLKPEFAKSVSLPIADFDLFNSILIHIYKLYGFEGVKSLGHSLLSNLHPAQMVEAKEPVVTIMPYFFSKMIPAKGPKEVIWPKEGAIISPIFMLTKASKAKELDKIIKFMSGKAVGDTLANQGLFPSVHPEVKNPVNGRPMLWVGWDFIYSNDMGELIKKCEETFKEGAGE; encoded by the coding sequence ATGTATATAAGTAAATCAATGTCAATAAAATCAATAGTAGAGAAATATCCAGAAACAATTCCAGTTTTTGCAAATATTGGATTCAAAGGACTAGATAATCCAGCAGTTTTACAAAAATTAGAAGAACAAGGAATCACTTTAGAAAAAGCAATGATGATAAAGAAAGAAGATGTAGATGCTTTTATTCCAATGTTACAACATGCAATAGCATCTGTTGAAAGAGAAGATGAAGGAGTTAAAGAAGCTTCTCTTATGGGACTTTTACCTTGTCCAGTTAGAATTCCTTTATTAGAAGGTTTTGAAAAATATTTAGCAGATAACAAAGATATAAAAGTTAAATATGAATTAAAAGCTGCTTACTCAGGACTTGGTTGGATAAAAGATGAAGTAATAGATAAAAATGATATAGATAAATTAGCAGATATGTTTATTTCAGCTGGTTTTGACTTATTCTTTGATAAGGATTTAATGGGTAAATTCAAAGAACAAGGAATATTTAAAGATATGACAGGTATTGAAAAATACAATACAGATTTTGATAATGAAAATATTCATTTAAAAGATCCACATGGAGATTATTCTATGATAGGAGTTGTTCCTGCAATTTTTATAGTTAATAAAGCAGCCTTAGATGGTAGAGAAGTTCCAAGATCTTGGGCAGATTTATTAAAACCTGAATTTGCAAAATCTGTTTCATTACCAATAGCAGACTTTGACTTATTCAATTCAATACTAATTCATATTTATAAATTATATGGTTTTGAAGGTGTAAAAAGTTTAGGACATTCTTTACTTTCTAACTTGCACCCTGCACAAATGGTTGAAGCAAAAGAGCCAGTTGTAACAATAATGCCTTATTTCTTCTCTAAAATGATACCTGCAAAAGGACCAAAAGAAGTTATATGGCCAAAAGAAGGAGCAATCATATCTCCAATATTTATGTTAACTAAGGCATCTAAAGCAAAAGAGTTAGATAAAATAATTAAATTTATGAGTGGAAAAGCAGTTGGAGATACACTAGCTAATCAAGGTTTATTCCCAAGTGTACACCCAGAAGTAAAAAATCCAGTAAATGGTAGACCAATGCTTTGGGTTGGTTGGGACTTTATCTATTCAAATGATATGGGAGAATTAATTAAAAAATGTGAAGAAACATTTAAAGAAGGAGCAGGAGAATAA
- a CDS encoding GTP-binding protein — MKLITVSGPPSSGKTSLIIKTVESLKAQNIKVGIVKFDCLYTDDDVLYEKAGIPVKKGLSGSVCPDHFFASNIEEVVQWGKTNNLDLLITESAGLCNRCSPYLKDIKAVCVIDNLSGINTPKKIGPMLKLADVVVITKGDIVSQAEREVFASRVQTVNPKAAIIHINGLTGQGTYEFGSLIMDKNEEIDTVIERKLRFPLPSAVCSYCLGETRIGSSYQLGNIRKINFEEN, encoded by the coding sequence ATGAAACTTATAACAGTATCAGGACCACCTTCATCTGGAAAGACTTCACTTATTATTAAAACAGTAGAAAGTTTAAAAGCTCAAAATATAAAAGTTGGAATAGTGAAATTTGACTGTCTTTATACAGATGATGATGTTCTATATGAAAAAGCAGGAATACCTGTAAAAAAAGGATTATCAGGTTCAGTTTGTCCAGACCACTTTTTTGCAAGTAATATAGAAGAAGTTGTACAATGGGGAAAAACTAATAACTTGGATTTATTGATAACAGAAAGTGCTGGGCTATGTAATAGATGTTCACCTTATTTAAAAGATATTAAAGCTGTGTGTGTAATAGATAATTTAAGTGGAATAAACACTCCAAAGAAAATAGGACCTATGCTTAAACTTGCAGATGTTGTTGTTATCACAAAAGGAGATATAGTTTCACAAGCAGAAAGAGAAGTTTTTGCTTCAAGAGTACAAACTGTAAATCCTAAGGCAGCAATAATCCATATAAATGGTTTAACAGGACAAGGAACTTATGAATTTGGTTCTTTAATAATGGATAAGAATGAAGAAATAGACACAGTTATAGAAAGAAAATTAAGATTTCCATTACCATCAGCAGTATGTTCTTATTGCTTAGGTGAAACTAGAATTGGAAGTAGCTATCAACTTGGAAATATTAGAAAAATAAACTTTGAGGAGAATTAA
- a CDS encoding ATP-binding cassette domain-containing protein: protein MSIDNNELDEMDFDLLDILGVTEQKVESITLLPGYNKKGEKEGYEELVIKAGEIVAIVGPTGSGKSRLLADIEWGAQGDTPTKRTVLVNGELMDAKKRFSPSYKLVAQLSQNMNFVMDLTVREFIDLHAESRLVLDRESVIEKIFNQANELAGEKFTIDTPITSLSGGQSRALMISDTAILSTSPIVLIDEIENAGIDRKKALDLLVGNNKIVLMATHDPILALMGDRRIVIKNGGINKVIESTPEEKNILGALTELDDVVQGMRNKLRYGERLELDFEIKKK from the coding sequence ATGAGTATAGACAATAATGAATTAGATGAAATGGACTTTGACCTTTTGGATATACTTGGAGTTACAGAACAAAAAGTTGAAAGCATAACTTTACTTCCAGGATATAATAAAAAAGGTGAAAAAGAAGGCTATGAAGAATTAGTAATAAAGGCAGGAGAAATTGTTGCCATAGTAGGACCAACAGGTTCAGGAAAAAGTAGATTACTTGCAGATATAGAATGGGGAGCGCAAGGGGATACTCCAACAAAGAGAACAGTTCTTGTAAATGGAGAATTAATGGACGCTAAAAAAAGATTTTCTCCAAGTTACAAATTAGTTGCTCAACTTTCACAAAATATGAACTTTGTAATGGACTTAACTGTAAGAGAATTTATAGATTTACATGCAGAAAGTAGACTTGTTTTAGATAGAGAAAGTGTAATAGAAAAAATATTTAACCAAGCTAATGAGCTTGCAGGAGAAAAATTTACAATAGATACTCCAATAACAAGTTTAAGTGGAGGACAATCAAGAGCATTAATGATTTCAGATACTGCTATTTTAAGTACATCTCCAATAGTTCTTATAGATGAAATTGAAAATGCAGGTATAGATAGAAAAAAAGCCTTAGACTTACTTGTTGGAAATAATAAGATAGTTCTAATGGCAACACATGACCCTATTCTTGCTCTTATGGGAGATAGAAGAATAGTTATCAAAAATGGTGGAATTAATAAAGTTATTGAATCAACTCCAGAAGAAAAAAATATCTTAGGTGCTTTAACAGAACTTGATGATGTAGTTCAAGGTATGAGAAATAAATTAAGATATGGAGAAAGATTAGAATTAGATTTTGAAATTAAGAAAAAATAA
- a CDS encoding OmpW family outer membrane protein, protein MKKILLGLFALTSISAMAAEGVNFYGRVGLDVFSHYNKVSEKDADGEATLKSRGKVAPSVALEVTKDLDSNLELGLGLAYVSHGKRDFKIVDIDAHGNKEITEGKYPSVNSVPLYVTGKYKFSNSDVKPYVKADLGYSFNKMKKSSDVEGAKAKNGLYTAVGVGVEYMNVTADLAYVFTGAKVKISDEGTSESVKANNSAIRLTVGYKFSI, encoded by the coding sequence ATGAAAAAAATTTTATTAGGATTATTTGCACTGACTTCTATTTCAGCTATGGCAGCTGAAGGTGTTAATTTTTATGGAAGAGTTGGATTAGATGTTTTTTCTCATTATAATAAAGTTTCTGAAAAAGATGCAGATGGTGAAGCTACACTAAAATCTAGAGGAAAAGTAGCACCTAGTGTTGCTCTTGAAGTAACTAAAGATTTAGATTCTAATCTTGAATTAGGATTAGGATTAGCATATGTATCACATGGAAAAAGAGATTTTAAAATAGTTGATATTGATGCTCATGGTAATAAAGAAATTACTGAAGGAAAATATCCATCAGTAAATTCTGTTCCTCTATATGTAACAGGAAAATATAAATTTAGCAATTCAGATGTTAAACCTTATGTTAAAGCTGATTTAGGGTACTCTTTCAATAAAATGAAAAAATCTTCTGATGTTGAAGGAGCAAAGGCTAAAAATGGTCTTTATACAGCTGTTGGAGTTGGAGTAGAATATATGAATGTAACTGCTGACTTAGCATATGTATTTACAGGTGCTAAAGTAAAAATATCTGATGAAGGTACTTCTGAATCTGTTAAAGCTAATAATTCTGCTATAAGATTAACAGTTGGTTATAAATTTTCAATTTAA